In Patagioenas fasciata isolate bPatFas1 chromosome 11, bPatFas1.hap1, whole genome shotgun sequence, the following proteins share a genomic window:
- the TIMM8A gene encoding mitochondrial import inner membrane translocase subunit Tim8 A, with amino-acid sequence MDAASGAGLGGADPQLQRFIEVETQKQRFQQLVHQMTELCWEKCMDKPGPKLDSRAETCFMNCVERFIDTSQFILNRLEQTQKSKSSFSESLSD; translated from the exons ATGGACGCGGCGTCCGGCGCCGGGCTGGGCGGCGCTGACCCGCAGCTCCAGCGCTTCATTGAGGTGGAGACGCAGAAGCAGCGGTTCCAGCAGCTGGTGCACCAGATGACCGAGCTCTGCTGG GAGAAGTGCATGGACAAGCCGGGGCCGAAGCTGGACAGCCGGGCCGAGACGTGCTTCATGAACTGCGTGGAGCGCTTCATCGACACCAGCCAGTTCATCCTGAACCGGCTGGAGCAGACGCAGAAGTCCAAGTCGTCCTTCTCGGAGAGCCTGTCCGACTGA
- the BTK gene encoding tyrosine-protein kinase BTK isoform X2: MASVILESIFLKRSQQKKKTSPLNFKKRLFLLTESKLSYYEYDFERGRRGSKKGSVDIEKITCVETVVPENNPPPERQVPRKGEDYNTEQISIIERFPYPFQVVYDEGPLYVFSPTEELRKRWIHQLKSVIRYNSDLVQKYHPCFWIDGQYLCCSQTAKNAMGCKILESRNGSLKAGRSHRKTKKPLPPTPEEDQMVMKPLPPEPAPSTAGEVKKVVALYNYQPMNAQDLQLQKGEEYFILEESHLPWWKARDKNGREGYIPSNYVTETSNSLEIFEWYSKNITRSQAEQLLKQEGKEGGFIVRDSTSKTGKYTVSVYAKSSVDPQGMIRHYVVCCTPQNQYYLAEKHLFNTIPELITYHQHNSAGLISRLKYPVSQHRKNAPSTAGLGYGSWEIDPKDLTFLKELGTGQFGVVKYGKWRGQYDVAIKMIREGSMSEDEFIDEAKVMMNLSHEKLVQLYGVCTRQRPIFIITEYMANGCLLNFLRETRRRFQPAELLEMCKDVCEAMEYLESNQFLHRDLAARNCLVNDQGIVKVSDFGLSRYVLDDEYTSSMGSKFPVRWSPPEVLLYSKFSSKSDVWAFGVLMWEVYSLGKMPYERFNNSETTEHVIQGLRLYRPQQASERVYAIMYSCWHEKAEERPSFTALLGSILDITDEEP, from the exons ATGGCCAGCGTCATCCTGGAGAGCATCTTCTTGAAGCGCTCACagcagaagaagaaaacatcTCCCCTCAACTTCAAGAAGCGGCTGTTCCTGTTGACGGAGAGCAAGCTGTCCTACTACGAGTATGACTTTGAGCGGGGG CGCCGGGGCAGTAAGAAGGGCTCAGTGGACATCGAGAAGATCACCTGTGTGGAGACGGTGGTGCCTGAAAACAACCCTCCCCCCGAGCGGCAGGTCCCG CGGAAAGGAGAGGATTACAACACAGAGCAGATCTCAATCATCGAACGGTTCCCCTACCCCTTCCAG GTGGTGTATGACGAAGGGCCCCTGTATGTCTTCTCCCCAACGGAGGAGTTACGCAAACGTTGGATCCATCAGCTGAAGAGCG TGATCCGGTACAACAGTGACCTGGTACAGAAGTATCACCCCTGCTTCTGGATCGATGGACAGTATCTGTGCTGCTCCCAGACAGCCAAGAACGCCATGGGCTGCAAGATCCTGGAGAGCAGGAACGGCA GTTTAAAAGCTGGGCGATCGCATCGCAAGACAAAGAAGCCGCTTCCCCCTACTCCCGAGGAGGACCAG atggtgatgaagcccctgccccctgagccagcccccagcacagcaggcGAAGTGAAGAAGGTGGTGGCCCTCTACAACTACCAGCCGATGAACGCGCAGGACTTGCAGCTGCAGAAGGGCGAGGAGTACTTCATCCTGGAGGAAAGCCACCTGCCCTGGTGGAAAGCCCGTGACAAGAATGG GAGGGAAGGATACATCCCCAGCAACTACGTCACTGAAACCAGCAATTCCCTGGAGATCTTTGA GTGGTACTCGAAGAACATCACTCGGAGCCAAGCGGAGCAACTGCTGAAACAGGAG GGGAAGGAAGGGGGCTTCATCGTCCGAGACTCCACCAGCAAGACAGGGAAATACACTGTCTCTGTCTATGCCAAGTCCTCTGT AGACCCCCAAGGCATGATCCGCCATTACGTTGTATGCTGCACCCCCCAGAATCAGTATTACCTGGCAGAAAAGCACCTGTTCAACACCATCCCGGAGCTCATCACGTACCATCAGCACAACTCTGCCG GGCTCATATCCCGATTGAAGTACCCTGTATCTCAACACCGGAAAAATGCTCCTTCAACAGCTGGCCTGGGCTATG GGTCGTGGGAGATTGACCCGAAGGATCTGACCTTCCTGAAGGAGCTGGGGACGGGGCAGTTTGGCGTGGTGAAGTATGGGAAATGGAGAGGCCAGTACGATGTTGCTATCAAGATGATCAGGGAGGGCTCCATGTCAGAGGATGAGTTTATCGACGAAGCCAAAGTCATGAT GAACCTCTCTCATGAGAAGCTGGTGCAGCTCTATGGGGTCTGTACCAGGCAGCGTCCTATCTTCATTATCACCGAGTACATGGCCAATGGCTGCCTCCTGAACTTCCTGAGGGAAACTCGGCGCCGGTTCCAacctgctgagctgctggagatgTGCAAGGATGTCTGTGAAGCTATGGAGTACCTGGAATCCAATCAGTTCCTGCACCGAGACCTG GCTGCTCGCAACTGTTTGGTGAATGACCAAGGAATTGTGAAAGTATCAGATTTTGGCCTTTCCAG GTACGTTCTAGATGACGAATATACAAGCTCCATGGGGTCAAAGTTTCCAGTGCGGTGGTCTCCCCCTGAAGTGCTTCTGTATAGCAAGTTCAGCAGCAAGTCTGACGTCTGGGCTTTTG GTGTTCTGATGTGGGAAGTTTACTCTCTGGGAAAGATGCCTTATGAGAGGTTTAATAACAGCGAGACAACAGAGCATGTCATCCAAGGCCTGCGGCTGTACCGGCCGCAGCAGGCGTCGGAGCGGGTCTACGCCATCATGTACAGCTGCTGGCATGAG AAGGCCGAGGAGCGCCCCAGCTTCACCGCACTGCTGGGCAGCATCCTGGACATCACGGACGAGGAGCCCTGa